Genomic segment of Tiliqua scincoides isolate rTilSci1 chromosome 1, rTilSci1.hap2, whole genome shotgun sequence:
ttcagGAGGTTTATCAAATACTATTCACAAGCAGGCTACCTGAATTATGCCTGTGATGCCTGCTCTTAGAACTGATACAGACAAGCCAAAGCCCAAATGAAATATCATTTGTAGTCTGAGCCATTGATACAAAATATCATTTTGTAGTCTGTAGTCATTTTAGAGAGCAGATGAAGGATCAAATATTTGAATACCTCCTCAAATAAATGACTCCCCACATAGCATGGCAGGGAAAAGGCTCTCTCtcctagttttgtgtgtgtgctgggtATTTCAGTGGGGCAGTCTGCAGCCGCAAAGGACCACCTTCGTCCATGAGCCTGCCTGACTTTATGACTGTCAGGAGCAAGTTCCAAGCATGAGGAAAGGAAGGGTTCACTTTACCAGGGCCCAGAGATGCAGGTGATGTGGCCCAGGCTGCAACCCCATGActaagtggggaaaaaattgaGGCTAAAATTTTACATCATGCTTGAGCATATTTGTGAAGACTTATCTCCCTGTACCTATGGACCTGTAGTCCAGACCATGAGAGATATGTGGAAACCAGTTGGAAGCGGAACAAGCAACAGTTGAGCAGAACAGGTGACATTCTGATCAGTGACTTGCTGGCTCAGGTTCTTCTCTTGCACAGTGAGCATGTGGCTGCACAGCAGTTAAACTGGAATTTATAAATTGAGAGAAGAGAACTTATCTTTACAAAGAAGTCAAGTAGTTTTGAACCTGGTAACAATGTATTAACTTTCAAACAGAATCCGTAACAGATTTAAGATCAACAGCAGGATGGAGGGGAATAGCTGTTTTCTAGATCCTCCTTACCATGGTGTCTTTGCTTTTTTACTGCCCATATTACCTCTCTGTCGGGCACAGAGCTGGCCCAGCTATGAGGTAAGGCAagctgccttaggcagcagatggGCTCAGGTGGCACCCTGTGGCATCCATAGCCGCCtcacctcttcctcctttccttgcTGCCCTGTGGTTTGAAATAGAGTGGCAGAGCTGGGTGGAACAAGAAAGCggagagaagcaggcagtctACGGGAGGGGAAGGCAGGTAGTGGCAATGGCAGTGGTGATGATTCTGATCAGGAATATCACCATCACCACTATGGTCTTTGTTATCttctcctttcctccttgcttgtGGAAGAAGAGACAGGCAGGTCAGGCAACAGCTGCTGCCATCACTATCGTTGTTGTTGCCACCTTCCCTCCTGAATGAGGGAACAGCAGGAATGAGGGGGCAGCTGTAGGAGGCCACCACTGGACATTGGCTCCGGGCATTCTCCTCCTTAGGCTGAGCCTGCTCAGGTAACAGGACTGCCTTGCTTAATTAAATCTTCTTCATTAATTTGCTCCTGAGCTGGTTTCCTTTTAACGATTCTCTGCCAACCAGTCCCACATATCTTTCGTAGTCTGTCCTGTCCCAGATGCGGGGCTCTTTTACCCATCCTCCTCACTGCTGGCAACTGTCACTCCCAGCAACCAATGGGGCCTTGAATTAAATCTTATTTTGTGGGCCAGATTTTGGCATACTCGATAACCGCCTTTTAGACCAAGATGTGACAATAATACAATAAGTAAAATCATAAGTATAAATAACAGAACAGAGACAGGTATATCAAACAGCAGCTATTAAACAGTGGGAAGCTTACTGTGGATTTGTCAGTATACATGAAACTGGACAGAGTTTCATGAGCGGATAAAATATCcgtttctggtttgtttttttcattaGTATTGTGCTAAGCAGGCAGCATGTGGATTTTATTGCAGGGGTAGGAATATGAGCAGAACTGTTTGAGGAATTTCTGCCACATACAAGAACATCCTGTAGCCATTCTAAGCCTGGATCCCCAATGAAACCAACAGAGTGTGATTATAGCTTTTGGCTTTTAGTCAGTGTCTGAACTAGAAATCCAGTTGTTCAAAATACACTGAGTATAGGATTTGATCCCAGTTTGTCTGTTATTGGAATGATGATCACCCAGCAGGCCACTGTGAGTCTTTCGTAGCCTTTTGTTGTTATGAAATTGTTGTCAGATCAGTTGTATAGTTCTGTACTCTAAGTTCCTGATAGAATATTGCCATGGTAATGCAGTAATTGGCAAACTGGCACAGCGCACCTCTCTCCAAAATGTTTCAAATGTGATGATGTTCAAAATACAGAACTGAgcttcagtgattttttttttaaagtgaagcaGAAATTTTTTGGAATTGAAATGCTTTAAAAGGAGAGTGAATTGCTGGAAGAGGGAATTGAAATTCATTCTGCATTTTGGAAGACATCCAGAAATAGCACCATGATGAAGTACAGAGGCAGTATCCACTCATGTGATTGCTCGGTACAAGACAAGAAGCATAATGCAATGGTCTCAAGTGTCCAAAAATGCAGGAAGAGTGTGACCTAGGGTAGTGGATAGCATTTGGGATTGAGCCAGGGAAGCCTGGACTTAAATTTCCACTCCAGCTGGGACTAGATGCTAGGGGGGCTATGTGGACACTGCCATAAGGAGCAGCCCTGAGTTGTTTGCACACATCAGTGTGCAGCAAGTTTCCTCATCCTAGCAAGAGGCAGGCAATGGAGTGAAGAGCAGGCAATGCAGTGCGTTGTGATTGCACCATGTTGTTCATTTTATAGTGGTAGATGTTACCAGAGTAGGACAAAGCTATTGCTGCAAGCAGCAACCAAGCAACTCCTGTAACCAGAGAATCATAGAATATTACAGCTGGAGGTAGTCAGTCCAACCCCCTATTCAATGCTGAGCCTCCAAAGGACAAAAAACAGGGCGGCAGCAACATTGCAAAGCCGTTGCCACCATCACCATTGCCATCTTCAAGGAGGACCTGGAAATTACAACATCACAACCCCCTGGTGCCACTGCCGCATGCTATGCCACTACCAGATCTTATCCCTACCCCTTTCTTCTGCTGCTACAGTTCTTGATTCTAAGCCAGCAAAACAGTTGGTACAGAACTGCAGATATCTCTCCTTAGTTAGGGGGAGTGAAGGctttctccaaggtaagggaactacccccccccccccactataggatACAAAACATGCCTCCTTGGCACACATGCATTGGCTGGAGGgaagggcagtccaatcctgagctgcccgaatCTCGGGGCTACCGCAACATCAAGTTCATCATCCAACGTGCCCTGGGAAGCCACCACTATCTCTTCAGAAGAAGGGGattttttcaatggggctactccattctGTGGTGACTCTTTAGCCattgcagaatcagagagtcccatgtcaggccgcGTGAAGCTGATTTCCGCCAGTCTCACTCCACTCCCTCATCCGCCACACCTCTtccgcctgccctcctccctccccctgccccggaatgcctcacccgcctttccccacccccctcaCCATTGCATTGGTGAGGTCTGGGCTCTGGTGCTGGGGCCGTGGTaaggtattgcaaatgtgccttatagcatgttcgCAGCAGTGCGCGCTGACAGTGAGTtggtgcacactgttcaggattgggcccttagtcaggattggggcctaagagcccaatcctgagctcttactgccagtcctctgctggcactgagtgtcataagcatgccgtaaggcacacctgcagccctCAGCAATGGCCCAGTGCTGGTGTTAGCCCAGTTCcaactggcgctgggctagtggcAGTGGTCTGCCACTGTTCTGCCACTCTGTGGTCAACCAAACCACCAAGCggcaaagaggtaggtgggagcatggggggagggggaggggaggtgttctgggatgggggaggcggggagagggtggggaggaggtgtgccagggggaggaagcggggtgggagggaggcaggatcagagAAGATCTGCTTCTCcacattcagagcctccatgtcaggctccaGGCCCAccatggaggttcttgattctacggcagcccaagggtttccacagaatcgagtagtcccttagcagggctacttgccttacctgggggaaggagacaaaagtccccttcccctgaggagccgctggcagctgccctgttgtgtagaggatgctgtggcagccgttttggcaactcaggattgaactgtaagacaCCTAGATCATTTTCATACGCTCTGCTGCAAAAGCAGTTcccatccccccctccccgtaCTTGTGCCTTTGATTTTTTTGTAGACATGCAGAACTTCACCTTTCTGTCCTTGGAGCTTCTCTACCATTGGTATAAGGTAGCAAATAATCATCATGACTAGTAATCATTGACAGAGCTATCTCCCATGAATTTGTTTAATTGAAATTGTTTAATTCCAATTGAAATGAATTGAACATGGAACTTACTTAACTTTTAAGTAATCTGAACTACTGGCCAGTATCACATCTTGTAGCAGCAGATTCCATAATTTAATTGTTGTGTGAAGAAGTGCTTCTTTTTGCCCATCCTAAATGTCTTCTCTCCGTCTcaggcataattttataagtctcacggcccaatcctttagcactggtggaacaagcattcccccAGCCCCTACTGCCTTACAGCActtgtaaaaggcactccagcagcacatggagTTGCACACTGCCAGGGTGCCTgctggaaggccagagccttcctctgCTTGCCAGAAGATCAACAAAGACTTGCTCatgcaggtaaggcagtgggggaggtgtgatggggtaggggaggcaaaatggggcaggagagggtagaACCAGGGGAAGGAcagattgggtccagaaaggaggcagcagcagtggccactgaattctagcccccttcctggatccaatTCCAGGaggaattgggcaggaggtctggtctagagggtagagcctccgtctgcctgaagataacatccacaggtcgccagtttgaggccaccggcaccgtgcgaccttgaagcagctgacaagctgaagccgagctattccacctgctctgagcgtgggaggatggaggccaggatggaggccagatcagaacgaaacatctgaattgttgtggctcttgaaagatagagccttctttcaattgtaaaaatccctatggggatttaaataagcctgcctatgtaaactgccttgaataaagtcttgaataaagaccaagaaaggcggtatataaatacctgttgttgttgttgttgttgttaattccATAGTGCAAGTCTGAATAAACCCCTCCTcactgctgaggcttacccttgGATAAGAGAATGCTGCTGCCCCATTCTTCGGAGGCTCAGCATTaaagaaatgttccctttcccagaaGGGATCTCCACAACCCCcaccccccttgcaggatgcagtgctagcCATTTTGATGTCCTTGTATTGGTGGCGGTGGGGGGGAATCGAAAACCATGTTcccttttaattgcttttattggcactaaaaagccccaaacaatATAGCCTTTCCTAGTATGGATGATGCTTCAGATGctgatcattttgattgcccTTCTCTGCCCCTGTTGAGCAGTGCAATATCCAGTTTGAGATGTGGCACCAGAATTTTATACAGTGTTCCACATATGACTATATCATAGATTTGTGTAGTTAATAATTACATTATCAAATTAATTTTCAGTCCCTGGTTCTTCTATATGCTTAAGGGTTCCTCTTTCATTATGTTTTTCCCCAATTTACTTGAAGCAGACTTCAGGCTAACTGGTGTCTACAAGTGGGTCAGTCCCTTTCCATGGCTTTGATTTCCTTGGAGGCAGAGCAGGGTACAATTTGTGTAAATAAATAACAACTGTGCTGTGTAATACTTGGTGGGTGCTTAGGAGATTGGCCACAGAATCGCTATAAGCCCTGCAGAAGCTGGGATTTATAGAGGCTGAGCATCCCcagtggagaaggggaaaatgaagAATGGTGGGGATGCCTCCCTCAAAGAGCCTGAGGAGAAGCACCCCCTGATTTGAAGCAAGAGGGGAAGCACTTCTGCCACCCTTTATTCTCCACCTCTGGGCATCGAAGCAGCCTCTCTAGACTGGCCTTGGAGGGGTCTGAAACCCGATCCCACTTCCAGCCAGCCTTCAGCATGCACCCAGCCTTCATCATCCTCTGCTGTAGCTTTAAAGTCCCATTGCAAACTCCTGTCCTTGCTTCCTCCCATAGACCCTCTTCCTCCAGTGTCTCCATCACTGTGGCAGCAAGGGCACCATTTTCTATCATGTGGAACTGATCAGGAGGAGCCTGAGCAGACCCCATTGTTCTGCCTCTTGTTGGTGGCATGGCAGCTGGGGCAGGCAAGCTTGCTGCTTTGTGCAGCGCCAGCAGGGCAACAAATCCTGGACACGTAGCAACCAAAATATCTTGTTTTTACTGTACCCTGTCCCACTCTTAGTTCTTAGCAagagcagtggtgtacctaggagGGTCCAGGGGGTCTAGTGAACCTGGGTGGCATGTCTGGGGAACAGCCATGCCACACCCCCATCGGTTGCTGCCCTCCACCCAGAGGCCTTTTGGGAGCCAGAGAGGCTCCCCAATCCTAAGAAGGCTTTGTAAGGTAATTTGCAGTCATGGCACCAGGCGGAATTGGGGCCAGCACCATCTCTGGGCAAGAGAGACTAGTAACGGTGATAGAATTTCAGTTTTTACATTAAACAAATCTGGATATCAACCAGGTCACACCAGAGTTGCAGGCATTGTGCACTGGGGTGAAAGGTGAGTTTTTTTTCTACTTAGACACAAACGTTACAGAGAGACTCcgtattaattatttttttcatttcttgACAAAGGTCTGGAGAGAGGCTTAACAAAGGCTTTGAAGAAGCTGGATGATTATCTGAGAAATCCTTTACCTGAAGAGATAGATGCAGGCACcacagaggaagagaaggtgtCAAAGCGCAAGTTCCTGGATGGGGACGTGCTCACCCTTGCCGATTGCAACCTTCTTCCCAAGCTTCATGTTGTCAAGGTGAAAAGATGCCATTTTCATGGCAACTTGATGTGAAAGTAAATGCCATTGTTCTGTACTGTGTTGATTGTGtgcttcccacttcctggaaAAGTGCGATGCCAGGAGCAGCACTGCAAGGTTCGGTTTAGTTTCCTTTGTATGAGAAGATCACTGGAGACAACACCTTTGTAATATTATCTGTTTATGCACAAATGTACAGGCAGACTACATTGGAAGCATGGCAGCATAACTGCTAATCCTTCTTCATATTTACAAAGCTGCATTGtggactgcctcccccctccccccgccccatctcCAAATTGTCTCCTGGTCAGCTAAACTCAAAGTTGTCTCTGACCAAATTCAAGCAATCAATGGCCTCCTTTTCTGCCACACATGTCTCAGACCCCTCCCTACAGGCCGAGTTACCCTTTTAGGAAATAATCTCCtaacccagtggtttccaaactgttttagcactgggacccgcagGGCAAACAGTGCAAATGCCCTGAGCCAGTGTAACTTcaggaccatgcaggaagccttaCTGAAGCTCCCAAAGCGATCCGAAACAGTACCTCCAAttttccagaagtactgtttaagactgggagggtgcctcagaacacttccccagtaGGTCCTGGAGTTGCCTAAGGCTCTGTTTCATTGGTAAGCATGGGAGGGGGATGGCGTGGTGCAAGGGGGTGGCATTGTAGACCTTTGCTCCGGGGCACCTCAAGGGCAGATCTGTTACTGACCCACTGTTTTTGGCGTTAATCCAGGTGGTTGCAATAAGGTTAATTTTGAATTGCTACTGATACATTCTTATGCATGAGTTTAAAGTCAACAGTATTAACTTCTTTATGGCTTCCACTATAGACCTTGTATATTTTTTATTCCCTTTTGCATTAAATGAGGTGTAATAATCATAAATATGTTTTCAAACAATTAATGTGTTGGTCTTCATTCTAGATTGTTACGAAGAAATATCGAAACTACGAGTTCCCAGCAGAAATGACTGGACTGTGGCGATACCTGAAAAATGCTTATGCCCGAGATGAATTCATCAACACCTGTGCTGCTGATAAAGAAATTGAAATAGCTTATGCAGATGTAGCCAAACGGCTTAGCAGATCCTAATCAAAAGCCTACAGGATCCAGCTTCAGAGAACTGCTGTCCCATAGATGCTTCTCCTTGATGCcttcagatagatagatataatTATTACACTATCTGGTTGGCACCTTTCTGATTTCAGCTGATCCCTTTTGACAGCCAGAAATAACATGCCTCTTTCTAGAGAATATGTAATACAATTGCATTGCAGATGAGAAAACATTTCTGAAATCTGTAAAAATAAGCCAGATCAAATGTCAGTAAATTGCAACTATATAACATTTTGTTTGATTAACAGTCACTTGTGAACAGCACAATTTTAGCTGGAAATTTCAATATTAAGTGGAATGTAAATGTGAAGTACTTTTGAAAATGCACTGGGGTGATAACCTTAAATCTGGAAAACAAATGTGATGAGGAAAGGAGGTTTTATCTTTAGGGGAGTATCGCTTTCAGGATAGATTTAGAAGCTTCTTTGGAAGCACATTCAGTTCTCATGAGGTTTGGTGATAGTTATAAGAAGAGCTTGTGCTATTGGGACTCAATGACTGCAGGATCTGCAAGTCCTGAGTCACATACTTTTCTCATTCAGAGACCTCAAGTGTAAAATAGGTGAATTAAATAATTCAGCGTACATTCATGCTCCAAGGATGTTGGAGGAGCAATGTGATAACAAAGGGGCCTAGACAGTCTGAATAAACAAGAATCTATTCAGATACCATACCAATAGAATTTGGATATACACTGAAAGAATCCTCACAGTTGGCTAAATCATTATCACCAGTATACTTGCCAACATATCTCTCAGCATATCTGTAAAGAAAAGGGGCATACAACAGAAATTGGATGCTTAATTTGAATTTGGGGAGAAGAAAATGAGTTCATTTTCAATTCCCAAGTACTGAACTGAAACTCCTGAAAATAACAGTAGTATTCTAAAATGGCAAGGCGCCCTGCTTTAGGTGAAAGTTTGGCAAATATGCAAGAGCTATTCATGAGCTGGTGGCTTGTCTCAATCTTTCCTACGTTGTACCATTCTGTTTTAATTGTGCCGAGTTCTTGAAACAGATTCTTTTGTGCTACATCCAGCCTTTGCATGAAGAGTTCTGTTTGACGCAATGGCTGCTTCATTCTGTAAATTGCTTTAAAACCTGcaattttctcttctttttctttttttggaatgGGAAGATTTTAGTTCATATTCCCCAACAATCTGAGAAGCAAAAGTTTCATTCTGAATCAGATATAATAAACTTGCAAATAAGTTTGAAAATGTACACTTGATACTCGTATTATTTTAGCAAGAGTCACATTATTTTATTCagtcacacattttaaaaaattaagccaTGTGTGCAGTGCAGACGAACTGTCATAtatgtgatgggcagcccaattctattctgtgctggaaaaggcagggcaGCTGGCCTATGatttatccagtgcagggtaggaggtaGCTGCtgcgcaactcggagtaaggggatttatgtAGCATGGCAGGCGCACCCCTacggggctactcagatcagtgCCAGTGAATTAGCTGGTGCAAACATACCTGTCGCCAGTCTGGATCTGGTGTGGGGAGACAGCACGTATCCTCAGGCTGGCCTCCCCAGCTCACAAggaagcgcaaacatgctttctggcacatttgtgacactcctggaccAGCTTGCGCAGGCTGATCAAGTGCTCTGTATGgcactttaaggctgcaatcctatgcactcttacatGGTAATGTTGTACTGAATGcactggagcttacttctaagtcaACAGGCAAAGGATTGTGcagtaaggcagtgattttcaaccctttcatctcacactgagaaggcactaaa
This window contains:
- the CLIC5 gene encoding chloride intracellular channel protein 5 isoform X2 — translated: MILWLKGVVFNVTTVDLKRKPADLHNLAPGTHPPFLTFNGEVKTDINKIEEFLEETLSPPKYPKLAAKHRESNTAGIDIFSKFSAFIKNTKQQDNTSLERGLTKALKKLDDYLRNPLPEEIDAGTTEEEKVSKRKFLDGDVLTLADCNLLPKLHVVKIVTKKYRNYEFPAEMTGLWRYLKNAYARDEFINTCAADKEIEIAYADVAKRLSRS